A genome region from Sceloporus undulatus isolate JIND9_A2432 ecotype Alabama chromosome 1, SceUnd_v1.1, whole genome shotgun sequence includes the following:
- the ZFP36L2 gene encoding mRNA decay activator protein ZFP36L2, whose protein sequence is MSATLLSAFYDIDFFCKPEKSLSTMLDKKAVGSPVGGGGSGPPSSSAHNNHNSFAPGFLRRHSSSNLQALANGSAKFPSSPSPSSPNSNTFKEPGGGGNTSPTTTVATITPTPSSSSASTASLNKENKFRDRSFSENGERSQHLIQQLQQQQQQQVKGSSNGTNGNNNNANGGGGGGAPINSTRYKTELCRPFEESGACKYGEKCQFAHGFHELRSLTRHPKYKTELCRTFHTIGFCPYGPRCHFIHNADERRPAPNNGGGGGGVGLGLSSSSSSSLPQPPPPPQPSPLLPHHHHHHHHHNMNGHLPQAFQSSNHSPSPHHHGGSTGDLRAFAVSSASSSSLTSGVFGRGGGGGDRPKLHHSLSFSGFSAHHQPQPHGGPSPPSSSSVTEAVAAAAAALLMESPRVPHSPPPPPASGAAPSSAAAASSPVCANNAFAFSAGQELGSLIAPLALHSAGPQQGCFTAFYRQQHGGGSGGGCCPPPPPPPQPPLPPPPPASPPFSFQPLRRLSESPPPPPVFEAPPPPPSPPDSLSDRESSYLSGSLSSGSSSLSGSESPGLDAGRRLPIFSRLSISDD, encoded by the exons ATGTCTGCCACGCTGCTCTCGGCCTTCTACGACATCGATTTCTTCTGCAAG CCCGAGAAATCCCTCAGCACCATGCTGGACAAGAAGGCGGTGGGCAGCCCTGTGGGGGGCGGCGGCAGtggccctccctcctcctctgctcacaacaaccacaacagcttCGCCCCGGGCTTCCTCCGGAGACACTCGTCCAGCAACCTCCAGGCTTTGGCTAACGGCAGTGCCAAATTCCCTTCTTCGCCTTCTCCTTCCTCGCCCAACAGCAACACCTTCAAGGAGCCTGGTGGAGGAGGGAACACCAGCCCTACTACTACGGTTGCTACTATCACCCCTACTCCTAGCAGTAGTAGCGCCAGCACCGCCTCGCTGAACAAGGAGAACAAGTTCAGAGACCGCTCCTTCAGCGAGAACGGCGAGAGGAGCCAACACCTCATCCAGcagctccagcagcagcagcagcagcaagtgaAGGGGAGCAGCAATGGGACTAATGGGAATAACAACAATGCaaatggcggaggaggaggcggggcgCCCATCAACTCGACGCGCTACAAGACGGAGCTGTGCCGCCCCTTCGAGGAGAGCGGCGCCTGCAAGTACGGGGAGAAGTGCCAGTTTGCCCACGGCTTCCACGAGCTCCGCAGCCTCACCCGGCACCCCAAGTACAAGACCGAGCTCTGCCGCACTTTCCACACCATCGGCTTCTGCCCTTACGGGCCCCGGTGCCACTTCATCCACAACGCCGACGAGCGCCGCCCGGCGCCCAacaacggcggcggcggcggcggagtaGGCCTAGGCCTcagctcgtcctcctcctcctcgctgcctCAGCCTCCGCCGCCGCCCCAGCCGTCCCCGCTtcttccccaccatcaccaccaccatcatcaccacaacATGAACGGCCACCTCCCTCAGGCCTTCCAGAGTAGCAATCACAGCCCCTCTCCTCATCATCATGGCGGCAGCACTGGAGACCTGAGGGCCTTCGCGGTTtcctccgcctcttcctcctccttgaccAGCGGCGTTTTCGGtcgcggaggcggcggcggcgataGGCCCAAGCTGCACCACAGCCTGAGTTTCTCGGGCTTCTCGGCCCACCACCAGCCCCAGCCCCACGGCgggccttcccctccttcctcctcttctgtcaccGAGGCGGTGGCTGCGGCCGCGGCCGCGTTGTTAATGGAGAGCCCCCGAGTGCCGCACTCCCCTCCTCCGCCTCCCGCCTCAGGAGCGGCCCCTTCCTcggccgccgccgcctcctcccccGTCTGCGCCAACAACGCCTTCGCCTTCTCTGCCGGGCAGGAGCTGGGGAGCCTCATCGCCCCGCTGGCCCTCCACTCCGCCGGCCCTCAGCAAGGATGCTTCACCGCCTTCTACCGGCAGCAAcacggcggcggcagcggcgggggatgctgccctcctcctcctcctcccccgcagCCGCCgctccctcctccgcctccggCCTCGCCTCCCTTCAGCTTCCAGCCCCTGCGACGCCTCTCCGAgtctcctccgccgccgccggtCTTCGAGGCCCCTCCTCCGCCGCCCAGCCCCCCGGACTCCCTCTCCGACCGGGAGAGCAGCTACCTCAGCGGCTCCCTCAGCTCCGGCAGCAGCAGCCTCAGCGGCTCAGAGTCCCCGGGCCTCGACGCCGGCAGGAGGCTCCCCATCTTCAGCCGCCTCTCCATCTCCGacgactga